A genome region from Pseudomonas sp. S06B 330 includes the following:
- a CDS encoding lipopolysaccharide kinase InaA family protein — protein sequence MTDFLASAELALLERHGLNGFDQLWALQLDAVDEPNTGRGGWSSVYRLELEGKGYYLKRQSDYLTRTLHRPFGEPTFAREFRNINRYQKLGIPALQAVFYAERKVDGERRAILLTRALDDWSDLDGLLGRWPTLSIGQRQEILRACGLLARTLHAAGQVHGCFYPKHIFLRERGEGWLAQLIDLEKTRPLLLGMRDRLKDLEPLLRRALVWSEAEVRVMLSAYLEQPADSPLVDTWLQRLTRRRREKEAR from the coding sequence ATGACTGATTTCCTCGCCAGTGCGGAGTTGGCACTGCTTGAGCGCCATGGCCTGAACGGTTTCGACCAGCTTTGGGCGCTGCAGCTTGATGCGGTGGATGAGCCCAATACCGGGCGTGGTGGCTGGAGCAGCGTCTACCGCCTGGAGCTGGAGGGCAAAGGCTACTACCTCAAGCGACAGAGCGACTACCTGACCCGCACCTTGCACCGGCCATTCGGTGAGCCGACCTTTGCCCGTGAGTTTCGTAATATAAACCGTTACCAGAAGCTGGGGATTCCGGCGCTGCAGGCGGTTTTTTACGCCGAGCGCAAAGTCGACGGCGAACGTCGGGCGATTCTGCTGACTCGCGCCCTGGACGACTGGAGCGATTTGGACGGCCTGCTTGGGCGATGGCCGACATTGAGCATTGGCCAGCGCCAGGAGATCCTGCGTGCCTGCGGCCTGTTGGCGCGTACGCTGCATGCTGCCGGCCAGGTGCATGGGTGTTTCTACCCCAAGCACATCTTTCTGCGGGAGCGGGGTGAGGGTTGGCTGGCACAACTGATCGACCTGGAAAAAACCCGACCCCTGCTGCTGGGCATGCGAGATCGACTCAAGGACCTGGAGCCGTTGTTGCGTCGTGCCTTGGTCTGGAGCGAAGCTGAAGTACGTGTGATGCTGTCTGCCTATCTGGAACAGCCTGCCGACAGCCCGTTGGTCGATACCTGGCTGCAGCGCCTGACGCGCCGCCGCCGTGAGAAAGAGGCTCGCTGA
- a CDS encoding lipopolysaccharide kinase InaA family protein, translated as MRLSELKDAGRHPDLPLTISLADAAGDADLQLLSLLRVLPGQRYVGAGIWRGTPVLAKLLVGNSASRHFQRELEGARLLAAQGLTTPLLLADGLREGEGGWLLFEYLEGAQSLADAWAAVEALPPLADEQQRVLGEALAAVGHMHTKGLWQEDLHLDNLLRHNGQLYLIDGAGIKAETLGKPLSRPQVLQNLGVLFAQLPKRLEPFIEELLVHYLLANGEHALPLEALQKQIDKVRSWRLKDYLEKAGRECTLFSVERGPSGLRSIRRAEVPALLPVLEQADILIDQGHLYKTGGAASVARIDVDGRPLVLKRYNIKNTAHWFKRFWRPSRAWHSWIEGHRLEFLGIATPRPLAVLEHRLMGLRSRAYLVTEYADGPDLIECFAPYIDSGEVPEAQLQALQALLKQLIHERISHGDMKGHNLFWQDGQWSLIDLDAMCQHATQLSFAPAFARDRARLLRNWPSSSALHQRLDQVLPRISE; from the coding sequence ATGCGTTTGTCCGAACTCAAAGATGCCGGGCGACACCCGGATCTGCCCCTGACTATCAGCCTGGCCGACGCCGCTGGCGATGCCGATCTGCAACTGCTCAGCCTGCTACGGGTGCTCCCAGGGCAGCGTTATGTGGGGGCCGGTATCTGGCGCGGTACGCCGGTGCTGGCAAAGCTGCTGGTGGGTAACAGTGCTTCCCGGCACTTCCAGCGCGAACTCGAAGGGGCGCGTCTGCTGGCCGCACAAGGGTTGACCACGCCATTGTTGCTCGCCGATGGCTTGCGCGAAGGTGAGGGTGGCTGGTTGCTGTTCGAATACCTCGAGGGCGCTCAGAGCCTTGCGGATGCCTGGGCAGCAGTCGAAGCGTTACCGCCACTGGCCGATGAACAGCAACGAGTGCTCGGTGAAGCACTGGCCGCCGTTGGACATATGCACACCAAGGGCTTGTGGCAGGAAGACCTGCACCTGGACAACCTGCTGCGTCACAACGGCCAGCTGTACCTGATTGATGGCGCCGGGATCAAGGCTGAAACGCTGGGCAAGCCACTGTCGCGCCCACAAGTGCTGCAGAACCTTGGCGTCCTGTTCGCGCAACTGCCCAAGCGCCTGGAACCATTCATTGAAGAGCTGCTGGTGCATTACTTGCTGGCCAACGGCGAGCATGCCCTGCCACTGGAAGCGTTGCAGAAGCAGATCGACAAGGTGCGCAGCTGGCGCCTGAAGGATTACCTGGAGAAGGCCGGGCGTGAGTGCACGTTGTTCAGCGTCGAGCGTGGGCCCTCCGGCTTACGCTCGATTCGTCGCGCCGAAGTGCCAGCCTTGCTGCCGGTCCTGGAGCAGGCCGACATATTGATCGACCAGGGCCACCTGTATAAAACCGGTGGTGCCGCCAGTGTTGCGCGGATTGATGTAGACGGGCGGCCACTGGTGCTCAAACGCTATAACATCAAGAACACCGCACATTGGTTCAAACGCTTCTGGCGCCCAAGCCGGGCCTGGCATTCGTGGATTGAAGGGCACCGCCTGGAGTTTCTCGGCATTGCCACACCGCGACCCTTAGCGGTGTTGGAGCATCGGCTCATGGGCCTGCGCAGTCGTGCTTACCTGGTGACCGAGTACGCCGATGGGCCGGACCTGATCGAATGCTTCGCTCCTTACATTGATAGCGGCGAAGTGCCTGAGGCGCAGCTTCAGGCCTTGCAGGCATTGCTCAAACAACTGATTCACGAGCGCATCAGCCATGGCGACATGAAGGGCCACAACCTGTTCTGGCAGGATGGTCAGTGGTCACTGATCGATCTCGACGCCATGTGCCAGCATGCTACCCAACTCAGCTTCGCCCCGGCCTTTGCCCGCGACCGCGCGCGGTTGTTGCGTAACTGGCCGAGTAGCAGTGCCCTTCATCAGCGCCTGGATCAGGTGCTGCCCCGTATCTCGGAGTAA
- a CDS encoding dermonecrotic toxin domain-containing protein: MTPLERIETLDQQITDLLKDLPRAEQSVDGSHQARQRLHGALAGFWSDPGPDGTTRKQQLLTLHREQLFAEVDLRIADQTLDVDHARQMRTCLELPHSWQRRHLPQQQRPQIYRPLLESSRPNWRSYLHGALVITVNAPEGSLLEPRDTDGQALLCSLSHGIETYTSLAELHTELCERLDDPLQSKPLLHLLNNEEDAEHGRHAERLRYDWFAYDLLEEQIERLLDTQRQRLNSAWLEGQHGQLMDRLNNAISLKEDIGAKAALKTRYSLLLEKHLPSWLRNTTRQGLSHIMQTMQQLVLATERATAPGILNLSQFQQQHNVLAWTRERLQTRIRNDLNVVLDPEQVRVNITHGLQTGPHLNPLNPSSYVTWQGTVRVGDELVQRVTQSFPLDILALHNLPWFDFDYWLTARVSHAQGEAIPAELSPDYVKALIRDLNVGGSYAEFLYTQLIESRAGRWRLQAHAGINRARMRAEAAKARYARHFAEDRLERGYRWVSTVLDYPDNDYRPPVEGHRIQVRQLLIKGHTLQGVLLINAQEQSIPSFVLYTPDAPDRRAWREFGSVRELLRALRSSPSLRQYVTQRLPLLKPGAIEQLLTKGRLGPHFTRPAIAGELFFAYYMAEVRSLLAIANASSRTTTEVNAQSVMDSAWLIIDLISLVLPNRAMVPLSIGRLAIDVWDGLDAYNREDWEGVLRHAYNALSHANDAATSYVGSGFMRRALRSTPKRPPLPMPSRYQVSTETSTLRYRIDGIYGEGVYEKASAFEGISQYFVQDNHGRFYKVSFDGQRWRAIDPDQPDAYLQLPLKRREDGDWVIDSPVLWYEGLPDLERLLDDCRLVDLLEGQPVDGGHGVYEDDGQLYFLTAGKQLPLRRHLLDNHYHLIIAHAQRAMVAAWAVLRWHEGQWRIRVRQAGRSSDWLAMPARYSEIRGST; encoded by the coding sequence ATGACCCCCCTTGAACGTATCGAAACCCTGGATCAGCAGATCACAGACCTGCTCAAAGACCTCCCCAGAGCGGAGCAGTCTGTGGACGGCAGCCATCAGGCGCGCCAACGCCTGCATGGCGCACTGGCGGGTTTCTGGTCGGACCCCGGCCCTGATGGTACAACGCGCAAGCAGCAGTTGCTGACACTGCACCGCGAACAACTCTTCGCTGAAGTCGACCTGCGTATTGCCGACCAAACCCTCGATGTCGATCATGCCAGGCAGATGCGTACCTGCCTGGAATTGCCACACTCCTGGCAACGGCGGCATCTGCCACAGCAGCAACGCCCACAGATTTATCGGCCGCTGCTGGAGAGCAGCCGACCGAACTGGCGCAGCTACTTGCATGGCGCGCTGGTCATCACTGTCAATGCCCCAGAAGGCAGCCTGTTAGAGCCGAGAGACACAGACGGCCAGGCGCTGCTGTGCAGCTTGTCCCATGGCATCGAGACCTATACCTCGCTCGCTGAGCTGCACACCGAACTGTGCGAACGCCTGGACGATCCACTGCAAAGCAAACCCTTGCTCCACCTGCTGAACAACGAAGAAGATGCCGAACATGGACGTCATGCCGAGCGGCTGCGCTATGACTGGTTCGCCTATGATCTGCTCGAAGAACAGATCGAGCGCCTCCTCGACACCCAGCGACAGCGCCTGAACAGCGCTTGGCTTGAAGGCCAGCACGGCCAGCTCATGGACCGCCTCAACAACGCAATAAGCCTGAAGGAAGACATTGGCGCTAAGGCTGCGCTGAAGACCCGCTATTCATTGCTTCTGGAGAAGCACTTGCCTTCATGGCTGCGCAACACCACCCGCCAAGGGCTCAGCCACATCATGCAGACCATGCAACAACTGGTACTGGCCACGGAAAGAGCGACCGCCCCCGGCATCCTCAACCTCTCCCAGTTTCAACAGCAACATAACGTGCTGGCTTGGACTCGGGAGCGTCTGCAAACACGTATCCGAAACGATCTGAATGTAGTGCTTGACCCTGAACAGGTGAGGGTCAACATCACCCACGGGCTGCAGACCGGGCCCCACCTGAACCCACTGAACCCATCAAGTTACGTCACCTGGCAAGGTACAGTGCGCGTTGGCGACGAATTGGTGCAGAGGGTCACCCAGAGCTTCCCGTTGGACATACTGGCCTTACACAACCTGCCGTGGTTCGATTTCGACTACTGGCTGACGGCGAGAGTTTCTCATGCGCAAGGAGAGGCGATTCCCGCCGAGCTCTCTCCCGACTACGTGAAAGCGCTTATCCGTGATCTGAACGTCGGTGGCAGCTACGCTGAGTTCCTCTATACCCAGTTGATCGAGTCCCGTGCAGGCCGATGGCGATTACAGGCGCATGCCGGCATCAACCGTGCACGAATGCGTGCCGAAGCAGCCAAAGCCCGCTATGCCCGTCATTTCGCCGAGGACCGGCTGGAGCGCGGTTACCGCTGGGTTAGCACGGTGCTGGACTATCCTGACAATGACTACCGCCCACCAGTAGAGGGCCACCGGATTCAGGTTCGGCAGTTACTGATCAAAGGACATACGTTACAGGGCGTACTCCTGATCAACGCTCAAGAGCAAAGTATCCCCTCGTTTGTTCTTTACACCCCTGACGCACCAGACAGGCGAGCCTGGCGCGAATTCGGCAGCGTTCGAGAGCTGCTGCGTGCTCTGCGCAGCAGTCCGAGCCTGCGCCAGTACGTTACCCAGCGCCTCCCCCTGCTCAAACCAGGCGCTATAGAGCAATTATTGACCAAGGGGCGACTCGGACCGCACTTCACCAGACCCGCCATCGCCGGCGAACTTTTCTTCGCCTACTACATGGCGGAAGTACGCAGTTTGTTGGCTATCGCCAACGCAAGCAGTCGAACGACCACCGAGGTCAATGCCCAATCGGTCATGGACAGCGCTTGGCTGATCATCGACCTGATCAGCCTGGTACTGCCCAATCGCGCCATGGTGCCGTTGTCCATTGGCCGCTTGGCCATTGATGTCTGGGATGGCCTCGACGCCTACAACCGCGAAGACTGGGAGGGTGTGCTAAGACACGCCTACAACGCACTTAGCCACGCCAATGATGCAGCGACCAGCTACGTAGGGTCAGGCTTCATGCGTCGAGCCCTACGCAGCACACCCAAGCGGCCACCATTGCCAATGCCCAGTCGCTATCAGGTCAGCACCGAGACCAGCACACTGCGCTACCGAATCGATGGCATCTATGGCGAAGGGGTGTACGAAAAGGCGTCGGCATTCGAAGGGATATCACAGTACTTCGTCCAGGATAACCATGGCCGCTTCTACAAAGTCAGCTTCGATGGCCAGCGTTGGCGCGCGATCGATCCCGACCAACCGGATGCTTACCTTCAACTCCCGCTCAAACGCCGTGAAGATGGCGACTGGGTTATCGATTCACCCGTGCTCTGGTACGAAGGCCTGCCCGACCTGGAACGTCTGCTCGATGACTGTCGCTTGGTAGACCTGCTTGAGGGGCAGCCCGTCGATGGTGGCCACGGTGTATATGAGGACGACGGCCAGTTGTACTTCCTGACCGCCGGGAAACAGCTCCCCCTACGCAGACACCTGCTCGATAATCACTACCACCTGATCATTGCCCACGCTCAGCGCGCCATGGTCGCCGCATGGGCGGTGCTACGCTGGCATGAAGGCCAATGGCGCATCAGGGTGCGCCAGGCCGGTCGCAGCAGCGACTGGCTGGCGATGCCTGCACGTTACTCCGAGATACGGGGCAGCACCTGA
- a CDS encoding PepSY-associated TM helix domain-containing protein: MKSQTIRRWSFVHTWTSLISTLFLLMLAVTGLPLIFHHEIDHLLGDAPELKEMPADTPKLDLQQLVLKAQAHRPGEVMQYFGWDEDDSNGVIAIMAATAGTEPNSSHTFMLDGRTGEAVEMPSANGGFMMTMLRLHVDMFAGLPGKLLLAFMGLLFVVAIISGVVLYAPFMRRLKFATVRHEKSRRLRWLDLHNLIGIVTLTWALVVGVTGVISALSDLVIAAWRNDSLSAMVAPYRDAPPLTELAPVSRVLDIAAEAAPGMVPDFIAFPGTRFSSEHHYAVFMKGGTHLTAHLLTPVLIDATTLAVTAVGERPWYMDAMGLSQPLHFGDYGGRPMQILWAVLDVLTIIVLGSGLYLWWGKQRRTRVQEVAA, from the coding sequence ATGAAAAGCCAGACCATACGCCGCTGGTCCTTCGTCCACACCTGGACCAGCCTGATCTCTACCCTGTTCCTGCTGATGCTGGCAGTGACCGGCTTGCCGCTGATCTTTCACCACGAGATCGACCACTTGCTCGGCGATGCACCGGAACTGAAGGAGATGCCTGCCGACACACCGAAACTGGACTTGCAGCAGTTGGTCCTCAAGGCCCAAGCGCACCGCCCGGGCGAGGTCATGCAGTACTTCGGCTGGGATGAGGACGACAGCAACGGGGTGATAGCGATCATGGCTGCGACCGCTGGGACGGAGCCGAACTCATCGCACACCTTCATGCTCGATGGCCGCACCGGCGAAGCGGTGGAAATGCCCTCGGCCAACGGTGGTTTCATGATGACCATGCTGCGCCTGCACGTGGACATGTTTGCCGGCTTGCCCGGCAAGTTGCTGCTGGCCTTCATGGGTTTGCTGTTTGTCGTGGCGATCATCTCCGGCGTAGTGCTTTATGCACCGTTCATGCGCCGCCTGAAGTTCGCCACGGTGCGCCATGAGAAATCACGACGTTTGCGCTGGCTCGATCTGCACAACCTGATCGGTATCGTCACCTTGACCTGGGCCCTGGTGGTTGGCGTGACCGGAGTGATCAGCGCCCTCTCGGACCTGGTCATCGCCGCCTGGCGCAACGATAGCTTGAGCGCCATGGTCGCGCCTTACCGCGATGCTCCACCATTGACCGAACTTGCCCCCGTCAGCCGGGTGCTGGATATCGCAGCCGAAGCGGCACCCGGCATGGTGCCGGACTTCATTGCCTTCCCCGGCACCCGCTTTTCCAGCGAGCATCATTACGCAGTGTTCATGAAAGGTGGAACACACCTGACCGCACACTTGCTGACACCGGTACTGATCGATGCGACGACACTGGCGGTAACCGCTGTCGGCGAGCGGCCTTGGTACATGGATGCGATGGGGTTGTCACAGCCGCTGCACTTCGGTGACTACGGTGGCCGGCCGATGCAGATCCTCTGGGCTGTGCTCGATGTGCTGACCATTATTGTACTAGGCAGCGGCCTGTACCTGTGGTGGGGCAAACAGCGACGCACTCGGGTGCAGGAGGTGGCAGCATGA
- a CDS encoding TonB-dependent siderophore receptor, protein MTRAFKTFLRPSLLAMAIALSAPLASSPLIAAEQSAMRSYNLPAAPLSNTLNQIASQAGIALTLDPNLASGRTSAAVTGQYSGVGALQAALRGTGLQLQQSSAGTYTLVATPEGTLALPETSINATGDFESAWGPATGFTATRTAAGTKTDTPIVEIPRSMSVITREQLDDRQVLNLNDALRYTAGVQSSGYASDPRADWLRVRGFDPTQFLDGLPLPKGSFANPKVEPWNLERIAVLRGPASSVYGQTPPGGMLDMVSRRPQEQSAHEIETQLGSNNHRQINFDSTGKIDDEGQFLYRVSGVVRDSSSPTDHVPDKRYNIAPSLTWNMDEDTKLTFITQYTRDDTGISGQFLPLQGTKLDSPAGDISHHKNLGDPDWEFYDRTYYALGYAFEHRINDVWQFRQNLRYTKSDLSFQGVNVATNNLGTVQPDGTVPRETGIVNEDISQFAVDNNFQADFQTGELIHTLLIGLDHQRSNTNYEWLYGLPASVPPGNVIKPPYGQDFSKVDYFTMYDYAQKTYQTGFYVQDQIALDNWRLTLGGREDWVHTGTTFENQGDATSTERDKAFTGNVGLSYVFDNGITPYFSYTESFQPTTGAAVNATQSFKPTEGRQYEVGVKYQPVGSKNLYTAAVYDLRQENVKVAEGNLTRQVGELQVRGLELEATTQVTDNLKLIGSYSYTDTEILKGAANEEGNRMALIPRNQATLWADYTWNLGVLDGFGIGGGVRYVGDTYGNTTNTDLGHVGSYTVYDASVHYDLGRKINTLKGLTVAVEAKNLFDKDYLANCDGYWCYYGDERNVVASVNYKF, encoded by the coding sequence ATGACCCGTGCGTTTAAAACCTTCCTGCGTCCCAGTTTGCTGGCCATGGCCATTGCCCTGTCCGCGCCGCTGGCAAGCAGTCCGTTGATCGCCGCTGAGCAGTCCGCCATGCGCAGCTACAACCTGCCTGCCGCGCCACTGTCGAACACGCTGAATCAGATCGCCAGCCAAGCTGGCATCGCCCTGACCCTCGACCCAAACCTGGCCAGCGGCCGTACTTCGGCAGCGGTCACTGGCCAATACAGTGGCGTCGGCGCTCTGCAGGCCGCCCTGCGTGGCACCGGCCTGCAACTGCAACAGAGCAGCGCGGGCACCTATACCCTGGTGGCAACCCCCGAAGGCACACTGGCCCTGCCGGAAACCAGCATCAACGCCACCGGCGACTTTGAAAGCGCCTGGGGCCCGGCCACCGGTTTCACGGCTACCCGTACGGCTGCCGGCACCAAGACCGATACGCCAATTGTCGAAATTCCGCGCTCGATGTCCGTCATCACCCGCGAGCAGCTGGATGACCGCCAGGTCCTCAACCTCAACGACGCCCTGCGCTACACCGCTGGCGTACAAAGCAGCGGCTACGCCTCCGACCCTCGCGCCGACTGGCTGCGAGTGCGCGGTTTCGACCCGACCCAGTTCCTCGATGGCCTACCGCTGCCCAAGGGCTCGTTCGCCAACCCGAAGGTTGAACCTTGGAACCTTGAGCGTATTGCCGTACTGCGCGGCCCGGCTTCGTCGGTCTACGGCCAGACGCCTCCAGGCGGTATGCTCGACATGGTCAGCCGTCGCCCACAGGAACAAAGTGCTCACGAGATCGAAACCCAGCTCGGCAGCAACAACCATCGCCAGATCAACTTCGACAGTACCGGCAAGATTGATGACGAGGGCCAGTTCCTCTACCGCGTCAGCGGCGTCGTTCGCGACAGCAGCTCGCCGACCGACCATGTTCCAGACAAGCGCTACAACATTGCGCCCAGCCTGACCTGGAACATGGATGAAGACACCAAACTGACCTTCATTACCCAGTACACCCGCGACGATACCGGTATCTCCGGGCAGTTCCTGCCGCTACAAGGCACCAAGCTGGACTCACCGGCCGGTGATATTTCCCATCATAAGAACCTGGGTGATCCGGACTGGGAGTTCTACGATCGCACCTACTACGCGCTGGGCTATGCATTCGAGCACCGAATCAACGATGTCTGGCAGTTCCGCCAGAACCTTCGCTATACCAAGAGCGATCTGTCGTTCCAGGGCGTCAACGTGGCGACCAACAATCTCGGTACCGTCCAACCTGACGGCACCGTCCCGCGTGAAACCGGCATCGTCAACGAAGACATCAGCCAGTTCGCCGTGGACAACAACTTCCAGGCCGACTTCCAGACCGGAGAATTGATCCACACCCTGTTGATCGGCCTTGATCACCAACGCTCGAACACCAACTACGAGTGGTTGTACGGTCTGCCCGCCAGCGTGCCGCCCGGTAATGTGATCAAGCCGCCCTACGGCCAGGACTTCTCCAAGGTCGACTACTTCACCATGTACGACTATGCGCAGAAGACCTACCAGACCGGTTTTTATGTGCAGGACCAGATCGCTCTGGACAACTGGCGCCTGACTCTCGGTGGTCGCGAAGACTGGGTGCACACCGGCACTACGTTTGAAAACCAGGGTGACGCCACCAGCACAGAGCGCGACAAGGCCTTCACCGGTAACGTCGGCCTGAGCTATGTATTCGACAACGGCATAACTCCCTATTTCTCCTACACCGAGTCGTTCCAACCGACCACGGGTGCAGCAGTCAACGCCACACAGTCGTTCAAGCCGACCGAAGGACGCCAATATGAAGTGGGCGTGAAGTACCAGCCGGTGGGCAGCAAGAACCTGTACACCGCTGCGGTCTACGATCTGCGCCAGGAAAACGTGAAGGTAGCTGAAGGCAACCTCACCCGTCAGGTAGGCGAGCTACAGGTACGCGGCCTCGAGCTGGAAGCCACGACTCAAGTCACCGACAACCTCAAGCTGATCGGCTCCTACAGCTACACCGACACCGAAATCCTCAAGGGAGCGGCCAACGAAGAAGGCAATCGCATGGCCCTGATTCCGCGCAACCAAGCCACCCTGTGGGCGGACTACACCTGGAATCTCGGCGTGCTGGACGGTTTCGGTATCGGCGGCGGCGTGCGCTACGTCGGCGACACCTATGGCAACACGACCAACACCGATCTTGGCCACGTTGGCTCCTACACCGTCTACGATGCCTCGGTGCATTACGACCTGGGTCGCAAGATCAACACCCTCAAGGGCCTGACAGTAGCAGTCGAAGCCAAAAACCTGTTCGACAAAGACTACCTGGCCAACTGCGACGGTTACTGGTGCTACTACGGTGACGAGCGCAACGTGGTTGCCAGCGTGAACTACAAGTTCTAA